The following proteins are co-located in the Synchiropus splendidus isolate RoL2022-P1 chromosome 14, RoL_Sspl_1.0, whole genome shotgun sequence genome:
- the dnajc24 gene encoding dnaJ homolog subfamily C member 24: MCEAAQEDLYAVLGASPSDSAQQLRQRYQKLALQHHPDRLGGATPAETERGVSRFQQLEAAWRVLSDESSRRRYDQQRRAQELTQEWPVDGSVSLEDMSWDAEEQVHTYVCRCGGVFSITAEEVEAERAGRDGGEGMQVVVCCDTCSLSLDVVLAPS; encoded by the exons ATGTGTGAGGCAGCCCAGGAGGACTTGTATGCCGTTCTGGGTGCGAGTCCATCTGACTCGGCCCAGCAGCTCCGGCAGCGGTACCAGAAACTGGCCCTGCAG CACCACCCGGACCGACTCGGAGGAGCGACCCCTGCTGAAACTGAGCGTGGTGTGAGCAGGTTCCAGCAGCTGGAGGCGGCCTGGAGGGTCCTGAGTGACGAGAGCTCCAGGAGGCGCTACGACCAGCAGAGGAGAG CTCAGGAGCTGACTCAGGAATGGCCGGTGGACGGGTCGGTCTCTCTGGAGGACATGAGCTGGGACGCag aggagCAGGTGCACACGTACGTCTGCCGCTGCGGAGGTGTGTTCAGCATCAcggcggaggaggtggaggcggaGAGAGCGGGACGTGACGGCGGCGAGGGGATGCAGGTGGTGGTGTGCTGCGACACGTGTTCGCTCAGCCTGGACGTGGTGTTGGCGCCCAGCTGA